One Pleurodeles waltl isolate 20211129_DDA chromosome 3_2, aPleWal1.hap1.20221129, whole genome shotgun sequence genomic window carries:
- the ORAI2 gene encoding protein orai-2 isoform X1, with the protein MALTMSSELNVPGGSSTPASAEHRNKGMDYRDWVRRSYLELVTSNHHSVQALSWRKLYLSRAKLKASSRTSALLSGFAMVAMVEVQLEMEYQYPQLLLIAFSACTTVLVAVHLFALLISTCILPNVEAVSNIHNLNSVNESPHDRMHPYIELAWGFSTALGILLFLAEVVLLCWIKFLPMDAMIVKNEVAGVVRESRGHAGWQAALVSTIIMVPVGLIFVIFTIHFYRSLVRHKTERHHLEIEELHKLKVQLDGHDRGFQVV; encoded by the exons CCTTAACCATGAGCAGCGAGTTGAATGTCCCTGGGGGCTCATCCACGCCTGCAAGCGCCGAGCACCGAAACAAAGGCATGGATTATCGTGACTGGGTCCGGCGCAGCTACCTGGAGCTTGTGACGTCTAATCATCACTCGGTTCAAGCTCTCTCCTGGAGGAAGCTCTACCTCAGCCGTGCCAAGCTGAAGGCCTCCAGCCGGACATCAGCTTTGCTCTCGGGCTTTGCAATG GTTGCCATGGTGGAGGTGCAGTTGGAAATGGAGTACCAGTATCCTCAACTTTTGCTCATTGCCTTCAGTGCATGCACcacagtgcttgtggcagtgcaccTCTTCGCCCTCCTTATCAGCACCTGCATCCTACCCAATGTGGAGGCTGTAAGCAACATTCATAACCTAAACTCTGTGAATGAGTCTCCCCATGATCGCATGCACCCCTACATTGAGCTAGCCTGGGGCTTTTCCACTGCACTGGGCATCCTCCTGTTCCTAGCCGAAGTGGTGCTCCTCTGCTGGATCAAGTTCTTGCCCATGGACGCCATGATTGTCAAGAATGAGGTGGCAGGTGTGGTTCGCGAATCACGCGGGCATGCTGGCTGGCAGGCAGCCCTTGTGTCCACTATCATCATGGTTCCAGTGGGCCTCATCTTTGTCATCTTCACCATTCATTTCTACCGCTCACTTGTGCGGCACAAAACAGAGCGGCACCATCTGGAGATCGAGGAGCTCCACAAACTGAAAGTGCAACTGGATGGACATGATCGTGGCTTCCAGGTGGTGTGA
- the ORAI2 gene encoding protein orai-2 isoform X2, whose product MSSELNVPGGSSTPASAEHRNKGMDYRDWVRRSYLELVTSNHHSVQALSWRKLYLSRAKLKASSRTSALLSGFAMVAMVEVQLEMEYQYPQLLLIAFSACTTVLVAVHLFALLISTCILPNVEAVSNIHNLNSVNESPHDRMHPYIELAWGFSTALGILLFLAEVVLLCWIKFLPMDAMIVKNEVAGVVRESRGHAGWQAALVSTIIMVPVGLIFVIFTIHFYRSLVRHKTERHHLEIEELHKLKVQLDGHDRGFQVV is encoded by the exons ATGAGCAGCGAGTTGAATGTCCCTGGGGGCTCATCCACGCCTGCAAGCGCCGAGCACCGAAACAAAGGCATGGATTATCGTGACTGGGTCCGGCGCAGCTACCTGGAGCTTGTGACGTCTAATCATCACTCGGTTCAAGCTCTCTCCTGGAGGAAGCTCTACCTCAGCCGTGCCAAGCTGAAGGCCTCCAGCCGGACATCAGCTTTGCTCTCGGGCTTTGCAATG GTTGCCATGGTGGAGGTGCAGTTGGAAATGGAGTACCAGTATCCTCAACTTTTGCTCATTGCCTTCAGTGCATGCACcacagtgcttgtggcagtgcaccTCTTCGCCCTCCTTATCAGCACCTGCATCCTACCCAATGTGGAGGCTGTAAGCAACATTCATAACCTAAACTCTGTGAATGAGTCTCCCCATGATCGCATGCACCCCTACATTGAGCTAGCCTGGGGCTTTTCCACTGCACTGGGCATCCTCCTGTTCCTAGCCGAAGTGGTGCTCCTCTGCTGGATCAAGTTCTTGCCCATGGACGCCATGATTGTCAAGAATGAGGTGGCAGGTGTGGTTCGCGAATCACGCGGGCATGCTGGCTGGCAGGCAGCCCTTGTGTCCACTATCATCATGGTTCCAGTGGGCCTCATCTTTGTCATCTTCACCATTCATTTCTACCGCTCACTTGTGCGGCACAAAACAGAGCGGCACCATCTGGAGATCGAGGAGCTCCACAAACTGAAAGTGCAACTGGATGGACATGATCGTGGCTTCCAGGTGGTGTGA